One Hemibagrus wyckioides isolate EC202008001 linkage group LG07, SWU_Hwy_1.0, whole genome shotgun sequence DNA segment encodes these proteins:
- the bmp15 gene encoding bone morphogenetic protein 15: MKAAGSHSFHRLCVLSCFFLLLPAFTCAADKMAFPPPHIGVLTEQSRRKSHPKQRNPNSNTFSKKQAEDQSLQFMWSLYRKAANLDGRPKQRKMFGSNTVRLIHASVTGKRFHSSSNDLLYSYTVQYELENLPLSKLNRASFIHLRSPVASYPLFMCEARVSSSQHTNDTDVVILGPRSMWTESDVTSHVSLLRGSLFVLYVQYKCWEFGPVHSVARHRTRKRHFPPQNHLRAPALLLFLEEEGHPMEWAKYVKATSHTGSRSRRSKELGSIGSDIPNYKRSKNSVGKNQCKLHSYRVAFRDLGWDHWIIAPPMYNPRYCMGDCPRILHYGYNSPNHAIVQTVISELGVADIPLPSCVPYKYKPISVLMMEKNGSIVYKEYEDMIAESCTCR, translated from the exons ATGAAGGCTGCCGGCAGTCACAGCTTCCACAGACTTTGTGTACTGTcgtgtttctttttgttgttaCCCGCGTTCACGTGCGCGGCCGATAAAATGGCCTTTCCCCCGCCACATATCGGGGTGCTGACAGAACAGAGTCGCCGGAAAAGCCACCCCAAGCAGAGAAACCCCAACAGTAACACGTTTTCCAAAAAACAAGCAGAAGATCAAAGTCTGCAGTTCATGTGGAGTCTGTATAGAAAAGCAGCTAATTTAGACGGCAGGCCGAAGCAACGCAAAATGTTTGGGTCCAACACCGTCAGGTTGATCCATGCATCCGTCACCGGCAAGCGGTTCCACTCCTCATCAAATG ACCTGCTGTATTCTTACACCGTGCAATATGAACTGGAAAACCTCCCACTGAGCAAACTAAACAGGGCATCTTTCATTCATCTGAGGTCACCTGTGGCATCGTACCCTCTGTTTATGTGTGAGGCCAGAGTCTCCTCCTCGCAGCATACTAATGACACAGATGTTGTCATTCTGGGCCCTCGAAGCATGTGGACTGAATCGGATGTCACATCCCATGTGTCTCTACTTAGAGGCAGTCTGTTTGTCCTCTATGTTCAGTACAAGTGTTGGGAATTTGGCCCAGTTCATTCTGTCGCAAGACACAGGACACGCAAGAGACATTTCCCACCACAAAACCATTTGAGAGCCCCTGCCTTGCTTCTCTTCTTGGAAGAAGAGGGACATCCTATGGAATGGGCAAAGTACGTCAAAGCCACTTCTCACACTGGCTCAAGGTCACGCCGGTCCAAAGAACTCGGCAGCATCGGTTCCGACATTCCCAACTACAAGCGGTCCAAAAACAGTGTAGGCAAGAACCAGTGCAAGCTCCACTCATACCGTGTGGCTTTCCGTGACCTCGGCTGGGACCACTGGATCATTGCACCCCCTATGTACAACCCTCGCTACTGCATGGGCGACTGCCCTCGCATCCTGCACTATGGCTACAACTCACCGAACCATGCCATCGTCCAGACCGTCATCAGTGAGCTCGGTGTTGCTGACATCCCACTGCCGTCCTGTGTGCCTTACAAATACAAACCTATCAGTGTGCTGATGATGGAAAAGAATGGCAGCATTGTCTACAAAGAATATGAAGACATGATTGCAGAATCCTGCACCTGTAGATGA